The Vibrio tritonius genomic sequence TTTCAGCGAGTTCTGATGACCCCTCTGGTTGCAGCGTTTGTCAAAGCCGATTGCAATTTTCAGTCGTTGGATAAGAATTCTAATCCGGTGATCACTAAAAAATGCGTCAAAGATGTTATTGCTATTCGAGATAAGCTGGTTACCCCAAAGGCGAAGTGATACATGTTTTTTCGCTAAACATCATTATAAGGACAGGCAAGCCAAGATTAGGCCGTAGCACTGACCTCATATTGTTTTCCTAAATGGATACGACTCTACTGTAAGGACAGACACGCCAATTTCTTGAACTGTCTCGCACCACTGCCTCACCCTACTCGCCATCTCTGTTTAATATTTGCACACTCAAAATCAACGTATATTGATGAGTATGCAGACCATGACTATCGCTAGACGCCAACAAGTCGACCTTGCTATCACGCCCTATTATCACTGTGTTTCCCGCTGCGTACGCCGCTCTTTTCTCTGTGGACGTGACCCATTAACGAGCCGTTCCTATGAGCATCGCCGCACTTGGCTTGAAAAACGAATCCACAAACTCGCGACTATCTACTGCATCGATATTTGTGCTTACGCAGTGATGAGCAATCACTATCATCTCGTTGTTCATATCAACAAAGACAAAGCACTCGCGCTATCAGATAAAGAGGTCATCGAACGTTGGTCGCAAGAGCATAAGATCGACCCATTTATCGCTCAATTTGAAAACCTACAACAGCCGAATCACCTTGCTTTAGAGCAGTATCATAAACTCATAGAGAAATGGCGTGAGCGTCTATATTCCCTTAGTTGGATGATGAAAGAACTCAATATGAGTATTGCTTTTTTAGCCAATAAAGAAGACGAATGTACGGGTCACTTTTGGGAGGGCCGATATAAATCTCAAGCACTACTTGATGAGAAAGCACTATTGGCAGCAATGACTTACGTTGATTTAAATCCCGTGCGAGCAAGAATTGTCGAAACCCCAGAAGATGCAGACCATACATCATTAAAACTGCGTATTAACGCTTTAAAACAGAATCAAGCAACACCTGAAGTTCTCTACCCTTTTGTTGGTGTGCAAAAAAACGTTCAAGGCTTACCCTTTCGCTTAAAAGACTATTTAGAATGGGTTGATTGGATGGGGAAACAGACTGCTTTTCAATCCGCTGAACAAGAGTCCCCCAGAATTCTGGAGAGATTAGGCATCGACGATAGTCATTTTGTCTCTACCTGTACTCAGATAGAAAAACGGGGCTGCCTCTGGATTGGCACGCAAAGTACCTTACATACCGCAAAGGTAAGTTTAAATAAGCAGCGAATCCAAGGTGTTATCGTTTAAAGCTAACGATAAGGCATCATTGAATGCAATGCATCTTCTACTAATTGATCAGATAGATTATTGCCATTTCCAGCAAGGTTAATATCAAACTCTGCAAGCCCAATACTTATTGAAACAGGCTGGTCACCAAATTCGATATGATCTTTGATTTGATGATGAACTCTATCGGCGACCATTTTCGATGATTGCTGAGAGCAATTGTACAATAGCAATGCAAATTTATCTTTATCAAAATGTGATAATACATCACTGTCACGCGTGACTTTCTTTAGCAGCTCAGCACTCTTTCTAACGAGGTGTTCCATTTCGGCATGATCCATCTCATCACAATGGTCAAGGCTTATCATCGCAATGCAGACTGGCATTTTTTGGCGAATCGAAATACGTAGCAAAGCATCAGATACCTGAACAAACAGATGTCGGTTGTATAAGTCGGTCAATGGGTCATAAATATCAGAGAGCGCAGAGTGAGTACTGTTAACCAATACTGATTCATTAATAGACATACCTAAATTACTCCCATGCATATTACCGACTAAAGCATAGTAGAAAAACGAAAAAGCTTTCGCTTAAGTTCTTGTCGTCTATAAATTACAGTGATGTTTCAGGCTATTTCTTAAATATCGTGCGGTATATCGATAACTGAACAAAATAAAAAGCAGCTCACCGAAGCGAGCTGCTTTGCTTTTTTACCAATCATAATGCGGCTTAAGAATGCCTGTCCTTCTAAGAAAAGCACTTAAACTACAAATAACAATGCCTGTCCTTGTAACTCTGGCGACTTACCGGGTTGTTGTAGTGTCTGTCCCGATAAGGTTAGCCAGCGGTTTGAGTTGTGGTTGAGTTTGGATATCTTGTAAGACCGTATGAGCAACCACATTGGCGCCTCGCAGTTGGAAATGCGTGGTGTCAGGTTTGGTCAAACTTCCAGAGCGTCCCGCATAATAAGGGTATTTATCTGGGTTAATTGCAAGCCACAGCGCCTTCCAATCGCCAGATTGATCGGCAAAATCGATCATCTGTTTCTGAATATCAATCAAAGGCACGCCATGTTTCTCAGCGGTTTGTTTGACCGTATCGGTATAACTACCGACAAAAGCAAAACCATTGCGCGAGTTTTGTTTGGTCATGTGTTGAACAGGATTCAGCGGTAATCCCTTTTTATTTGCCCGAGGCAGCGAGGTCAAAAATACCGGATGCATTTGATGCTCTTTAGCAAACGCAAGGTATTTCTCCAAGTTCACTTGTAACGACATCTCAGGGTGCCCTGCTGGATATTGAGGTTCTCCTTTCGCATTATTAGGATAGGTACACAAGTTTGCTACGTCGATTGGGCCTCGGCCAGCTTTTGAACCATCGCATTTTTCATCATTATGGCTGAACTGAATAAACAGATAATCACCCGGTTTCACGCTAGGTTCCAAAAAGCTTAGCCAACGGCCATTAATGTAATCGCGAGAACTTCTGCCAGACCGAGCAGCATTCACAACCATCACATTTGGGTTGTTGTTGAGTAACGCGTTAAACGCCTGTCCCCATCCAGTGCGAGGGAACACGTCGGGTTCATAGTATGAGGCGGTTGAATCACCAACGATAAAAATACGTGTTTTTGCATTAGCCAAACGTTGCTCGGTAGTGGTTAACTGATCACGATTTAAATAGTAAATAGGATTTTTATCCAAGCTAATGAGTGGCTTAAATGCCAGATCAGTTAGAGTGGTTCCTTTAGCAAGACCTGTTTTCGTATCGTAACCGCGATTATGCAGAACTTGTTCAGATAAGGCAGCCATCACTGGATGATATTGGGCGGAATAACTCACAGGGTCTAAAGTTTCATCGCCTTTAATCCCATAATGGCTCACTAAACTCCGAAAAGCTTGATCGAAATGTTGGTTTGCCGTTACCCATTCTTGATGAGATAAAGCTGGAAGCTGTTTAGCCACCGTCAGTTCTTGTGGACCAAGCAAGCCTTCGTTCTGCGCTAACACCGACACAATAAGGTCAGAAAATGGGTTTACGTTCCCCAAGGTAACGCCATCGTTATTCACATCAGCCACTACCGCAGCCGCACAAATAGAACGTTTAGATGAGCTCGTTAGACAAGATTGACCACTGTGGTCATCCACACTCACCAATAAAGGAGCGGTCATTCCCGCGATATTAGCTTGGTATAACCCATTGCTATCCGTTTCTGTTTGCACCACCTTACCCAAGCTGTCTTTAATGGTGACTTGAGCAGGAAATGCCATTGTGTTGTGCAACACTTCGCCTTTCAGTACACTCTTCGCGGCTAACGAAATCACCGGTTTCCAACCACTTAGCACCGCTTGATCGGTGTATCCAGCGGCCTGCTCTTGGGTTAATCGCGGACGTTCAGCGCTGATTTTAGCCCCTTGTCCTTGGCTACCAAATTCCCAAAAACGTGAATCTTTCGGATAGAACCAAACTGTTTGTTTGTCTTTATCATGCCCACTCATTTTGTCCCAACCGTAAATATGGTCGTCCATCGTACAATTGATGAACGTTGAGTTGCCAATCGCATTTGGATCAGCATAACGACCATCGGCAAAAGTGGTGGTTGGGTGCCATGGTCGTCCTAATCCATAGCTGTTCGCAGGAACCCCTTTTTCTTTCTTCAAATTGCAATTTTTAAACACCAAACCGTATGGATTTTTGATGTTAGTTGCTGGTGCAGTAATGTAGCCCATTGGCTCGCCAGGCGCGGCATCGGCACGGTTACGAGCAACAATATCGCTGTTTTTGATTAATGCAGTTCCCAAACCAAAAATGAAGTCGATATTGCCGGAAATACGAGATTCATCAAAGAAGCTACGTCCAGCCCGCACATACAAGGTATCTTGGTAACTCACTAGATTAACATCTTTAAACTCGGCCCGATCGCCATGGTTAGAAACCAGTAAAGCAACCGCTTGAGGACTTTTTATCTTACTTGGATCAGAGTCTTTTTTTGCTTGGTTAGCAGGATAATCAAAGCTGTTCTTGATGGTCAAAGACCGTGCTTGGAAACCATCCGCATCCACGCTCACCGTACGGCTACCAAAAGTACCAAATTTCTTTCCATTGGGTTTCAATGTCCCATTGGCCGTTGCCGCTTGGATAATGGTGTGGTCTCTATCTTGGCCAATCAAATAGACGTTGGGACGCGTGATATCCAATTTTTCTTGATACACACCATTGCGAATATAGATGACATAAGGAGAATCGCCGGTTGGTGCATGATCAATCGCATTTTGGATTGAGGCATAATCACCAGAACCATCTGCTGCGACAACCACATCGTATAAAGGCACTGCGAATGCAGAGGAAAAACAGAGCATGGCAGCTGCGCCAATCCCTAAAGTTACCCGATTTAATTTCATTCTAGATGTCCTTGTAAAGAGTGCGTTTTAACTAGGCCAACTCTGGCCGCGCTTCATCGTATTCAACGAAAATAAGCAACCTGACTTTGCAATTGATGCGCTTCTTGCAGTAATGACTGAGCACTTTGCACCGTTTGCTGACTGGTTTTCTGATTTTTTAAGTTGAGATCGTTAATATCACTGGCGTTAGCAGCGACTAATTGAGAGACATTGGCTTGCTCTTCCACCGTTGTCGCAATAGCTTGAGTTTGGTCGGTAATGGTGTTGACCTGAGAGGCGATCGCTGCAAGCGTTTCGCCAGCCTGTTGGGACTGACGATAAACATCATCCGCTTGTTGTTGACTTTGCTGAGTGAGTTTGACCGTCTTTTGAGTCGACTGCCGCAACGTCGTAATAATGTCTTCAACACTTTTCACTGATGTTTGGGTGCGGTGTGCCAAAGTACGAACTTCATCGGCGACGACAGCAAATCCTCGGCCTTGCTCTCCCGCCCGAGCCGCCTCTATTGCGGCGTTTAGTGCTAATAAATTCGTTTGTTCAGCAATTTCGTTAATCATGGTGGTGACCTGTTGAATTTGTTCACTGTTGCTATCCACCACGGTAATTGACTGATGAGTTTGCTCCAATTGATGATGCAAATGCTCCATAGCAATAGAAACAGAACCGACCAATTGACTGCCTGAGCCGATATCTTGGTTCGCCTGCACAACACTGGCTACAATGGTATCCACCTGTTGGGCTACGGAATCAGCCGAGGTCGCCATTTCTTCGATCGCCGTTACCACATGCTCGACCTGTTGTTGTTGCTCTTGAGATTGCTGTAAGTTGCGTTGGGCATCAGTGGCCACATCGGTTGATTGGTTTTCAACAGTGACGCTCGATTGGCGAATTTGTCCAACCAGGTCAGCAAGACGTCCTGCCATTTGGCTAACACTGTTTAAAAGCTGGGTCATTTCATTGTTACCCGCGTCCGCATCTTGTGGGATAGACAGGCAGACCTCTCCTTGTTCTAACCGATGCATATATTGGGTTACTGCACGAAGTGGACCGAGCAAACGTTGAATTAGCCAAGTCATAACAGCGTAAGTTGCGATCCCAACAGTTACCGCTACACCAATAATCAACAGTAGCAAGTCACGACTCTGCTCCGTGACTTCATTAACCCAAGTGCCACCCACCAATAGCCAATTCCACCCTTTTACTGCGGTGTAAATTACCAATCGTTGTTGAACATCTTGTCCTTGTGGCGCATCAATCGTGAGTAAGCCGCGGGAAGCATTAGTTAAGGATGCAAACGGTTGATTACCGTGACCATCCACAAAGTTAAAGAAGGTCGAAGAATCACCTAATGAGCCTAATAGCAAATTACCTAGGGTATCTTGATGGCGATCCACCACTAAGGTGTCACCGGTTTTCCCCCAATGAATTTCTTTTAATGAAGAGAGTATTTGTTGCGTTGCCTTTTCGACAGAGAGCGCGACAGAGAGCACTGCAGCGGGCTGTTTTGCGCGGTCAAATAAAGGCTGGTAGTACACTAAAAAGGCTTGCCCTGCGCGATTTTCCTGATCGACAAAAGGCTTACCTGCCATGAGATTCGAATAACCTGAGAAATCACGGCTAAGGATCGGTTGGTCTACATCGGTACTGCCGTTTTGCGCGGATGAACCCGCAATGGCTACCCATTGCTTATCAGATAGAGAATAGAGCTGCCCAATCGCGCCAGTATCGGCAGTAAAAGTATCGAAAATATCGTGGTTGTTCACCAGAGGCAGCCCATATTGTTCAATATTGCGAATTGAATGCCCTGCATAATCAACCGACTCAGTGCTAACTTCTAAACCACCTAAGTAGCCGTTTTGCAGAGTAGAGTTAAGTACTTTGGTTGTGGAAACGTACGCGTCATATTGGCCCGCCACCGTCGTAGCTATGGCGTCCAATTTGGACTGTTGTTCTTGATAGGTTTGGGTTAACAACGCTTGCTGAGCATTGTGGAAGACTAAAGAAGCGATCACCGCAAAAGCGATCGTCAAACAGCACAACATACCCAGCTTCAGTTGCAAACCGACACTACGTTTACGGAAGAAATGTTTCATATGTTTGACCTCAGTGAAATGGCCGAATTCACCATGGATATGTCATCGGTAATGAAAGAAACTTGACGGAATCGGACTCCAATTGCTCAGGAGTCCGAACCGTTCAGTTTTGGATAACTAACTCAGTTTATTGAAAAACAAAGGCACGGATGTCGGCCACGGCTTCAGCGCCAGGGTTAGCTGATTTAGGATTTACACGAGCTGCTTTTTTCAAAGATTCAACCCATGGACCTTTTACAGCATTACCTTGCGCATCCACAGTCACACCATTTTTAATAAAGCGGTTGTTACTCAAACTAGACCCATTCACCACATCACTGTACTTACTGGTGACAAAGAAGCGATATGATTGGTCGTTATCAAACGTACCTTGCTTCACGTTGCCAGCGTATGGGCTCTTACGGAACAAGAAGTTAAAGCGTTTGTTATCGATAGACACGTTGTTTTCTAGCACTAAAGCACCAGGGTTAAAGTTATCGGTAAAACCATCCATATTGTTGTGGAACGATAGGCTGTTTTTCACAACATGAGGAACGGGTAAACCTTCACCACCCAATTTGAAACCATTACCACGAGTTCCACCTTTGGCTTTCACTTTCATGGTTTCGCCGTTCATATAAGCAACAGAGTTAAGAATGGTTACCGCACCATTTGGACCATCTTCAACTTTATTGAATAAATCGAATCCGTCGTCCACATTGTGGTGTGAAATACAACGAACCAAAGTATTGCCATCACCAACACGCATTTTCACAGCAAAGCCATCAGCATTGATCTGCGCTTTATCGATGTTGTTGTAACTTTCGCTGTCACTAACCGTGTTGTAACTTGCCCATAAAGCGCGACCGACTTTCTTACTCGATGATATTTGGAAACCAGTATCTGGAGAATTGTGAGTCTTCATATGGTCAAAGTTATTGTGGCTACCACTGACGATCGTGCGTGCACCATCCACTTCTATATGCGAGACATTCCAATAATTCGCATCATGCAGATACGTGCCAGTTAAGCGCACATGTTTACCAGCCGCTTTTAGCGTTTTCATCTTATCAGCGGTACCACTAGCCGAAACCGGAATGGTTAATTCAGGGTAGTCACCATCGGCGAGCAAAATCGTACCACCTGGTGGCAAAAGATTGACCGCTTGTTGCAAAGTGAGAGCCCCATTGGTGCCTTTAGGATTCACTTTGATCGTCAGAGGATCCGCTTGTTGCACCTTAGCCACAGAATAGTGATAGCTCATCGTCTTCAAGTCAGGGCCTTCAATTGGCGTGAAGGAAACATCAAATTTTGTCTGAGCTTGCTTTAGGCTAGTGTTGTAATCAAACATTTCACCAGCAGTCACCAGCTTGTCTTTCACTAACCATTGGCCATCTTGTTGCACGCCAAATTTACCGGTGTAGTTTGCGCGAGCTTGTAAAGTATAATCTGCAATGGGTGACTGATCAGGAGAAGCTTGTTGAAGGACAGGCGCCACCAATTTAGCGTGGTAACGTGGAGCATCCACCGTATTGGCTTTACTTAAATCCAATTTCACATTGGTGACGGTGATTTTTGCGTTACGCGAAGCAAAGAAACCTACATATTGATGTTTAGGATCTTGCATCTGTACGATGTTGGCATTGGCCCCCTTCACAGGAATCGTTTTGGTTTGGATGCCATCACTGTAACTCACTTCATAGCCGGTATCGGTGCGAGTTAAGGTCATGTGGTAACTTTTACCTTCTCCAAAAGGAATGCCTTTCACATATTCATGATGGCTCATCCGGTTACCCGCCGTACCCCAAGGGTGGTAGATCCCTTCACGATAATCACCATCGATATTGACTAAGCCATTTTTGACTTTCTTTTTGTTCGCACGAATTAGGTTCATCACCATGTTCGATGAAGCAGGAAACTCTTCAAGTCCCTCCGGTTGAGGATTCATACGCGCCTTACCCAGCACATCACGCACCATGAGGCCAGCGCCTTCTTGACGGTTTGGTGTAGACCCAGTTTCAGGCCCGAGTTGATCCATGGTGATATCCGCAGACAGAGTAAAGTTCACATCTGTTGGCAATTCGGTGTAGTAAAAAGTACCACCATCATGAGAGTTGGCTAACTTACCACCGCGACTCTCGATGGTAAAACGAGACGCCACAGGACCGGGCTGAACCAATTTACCATCGACAGTAACCTGGTTTGTACCTACCTTTTCAGGAAGAATAGTCGAACCGAAGTTAAGATCAGTTGATTGACCAAAGGTAATTGCTTGCCAAGTTAATGAATCACTGTGAGAAATCACTTGATCGGCTTGAGATGCGCACCCACCCAACGCCAGAATGGAAGCGATAGATAACGCGATAGGAGTTCTTTTCATATTTCAAATTCCTTGAACAAAAAAAGGCTTATTTCGACGGCAGTCTCAAAATAAGCCTTCAGTGGACGAAACTAGACATCTTTTATTTAGTAACTGTATTTCACACCGATACGTACACGAGGACGCCATTTGTCATTTTGAGCACTTCCGTCGTAAACATAATCACCTGATTTGTATGGTACAAAACCAATTTCTGTGAATGGATGCCAACCGCCTTCAAAACCAGTATATTCACCTTTAAAGTTCACTTCAGAGAACCAGTTTTGGTGATCTTTCCAACGTGGACCAGATGAATCAGGGTTGAAGGTATAATCAACGCTTCCGCCCAATTTCCAGTTTTCTAGGCCGCCATAACTTGCTTCAAATGTCCAACGGTTGTAGTGCGAGTTATTCGCATTCACTTTGTTCTCGTAGTGATAACGATGACGGAATGAGACAGACCAATCTGGGTTTACTTTGTAACCCAAGGTCAAGTTAAATTGATGCCCCACTTTGTCGGAACCTGATTCCCATTTGTATTGAGGTTTTAAGCTCCAAGCATCATTTAACTTATATAGATAACTCACATTAGCTTGTTGGCCGTTGCCCTTTTGCTCACCCAACGCATCTTCGTTGTCACTTTTCCATTTCGCTTCAACTTCAAACCCGACACCATTTTTGAAACGGTGGCTAACGGCAACACGATCTGCTTGTTTGGCAGATTGGCCATCGTAGCGAGGAGTGGTTTCATGACGGATGTTAATGGTGGTTGCATGGGCAGCAACACTTGTCATAGCCAGTAGGATAGCTGAGGTTAAGATTTTAGCTTTCATATTGAAACACCGTTTTGTTTTATTAGATTCACGAGACACAAGCTAACTCTAACCAAAAAGAGAAGAAAGTTGCCAAACAACAATTTGTGATCTAAGAAACGATGTTTCATTTATATTTTTATTTTTGTGTGATCTAAATAAAACAACAAACCAAATATAAATAAAAAGAAAATAAAATACTTAATTAAGTTTTTCATAAATGAAATACGGTATATCATATAATTCATATCGCAAAATAAATCACCCCTTCAAACACATAAATTAAATATAATAAAAACAGCTAGTTATGTTTTAAAAATCATAAAGTTTTAACTTGATCACTTAACTTTTAGAGAAAGTTTGACGTAAGTCAATGTAAACAAAACTTCTTTAAACGCCTAAATTTTCGCGTTTCAAAAATAATGAAAACCCAAAAAGAAACGATGTTTCATATTTTTATTTAAAATATTTTAAAAATGAGTTTTCAGATCACAATTATTGTAAATTGAAGTGGAAATAAACTTTTATCGTACGTTTAATGGTCAGCAGAAACCAGAGAGAGGCGAGGACTAGTGTATTCAACTCTCTGGTACTTAACCTTAACTATGAGGACGAGAAAATGTATGAAAGTCGTAAGCTTGGACTGGCATACCTATCACCCTATATTCTCGGGTTGATAGTGTTTACTGCCTTTCCATTTGTTTCGTCATTTTTGATGAGCTTCACCGATTACGATTTGATGACCGCACCGAAATTTGTGGGACTCGAAAACTATCGGTACATGCTCACTGAAGATGACCTATTCTGGAAGTCAATGGGCGTTACGTTCGCGTACGTTTTCTTGACCATCCCAGTTAAGCTGGCTTTTGCGTTATTTATTGCGTTCATTCTGAACTTCAAATTAAAAGGAATTGGCTTCTTCCGTACCGCCTACTACATTCCTTCTATTTTGGGGAGCAGTATTGCAATCGCAGTGTTATGGCGTGCCTTGTTTGCCATCGACGGCGTACTAAACGGGTTGCTAGGGTTTATTGGTATTGACCCTATCAACTGGTTAGGTGAGCCCTCTTTTGCCCTATTTTCCATCACTTTATTGCGTGCTTGGCAGTTTGGTTCTGCGATGGTGATCTTCTTGGCTGCGTTGCAAAACGTTCCTCAATCTCAATATGAGGCAGCCATGATTGACGGTGCAAGCAAATGGCAGATGTTCATGAAAGTGACTGTACCTCTGATTACACCGGTGATTTTCTTCAACTTCATCATGCAAACCACTCAAGCGTTCCAAGAATTTACCGCGCCTTACGTTGTCACTGGCGGCGGCCCAATGAAATCGACCTACTTGATCTCGCTGTACATTTACGAAACCGCCTTCAAGTTCTTCGACATGGGTTACGGTAGTGCATTGGCTTGGGCATTGTTCATCGTCGTTGCAATCTTCACCGCTATCACCTTCCGTTCATCTAAGTACTGGGTGTTCTATTCAGGTGATAAAGGAGGTAAATAACATGGCTTCTACATTAACTGTCAATAATACGGCCTCGAATAAAGAGAGCCGCTTAGAGAACGACCGCACCATTCGTCGTGAAAAGATCAATGCCTTTATTCGCTATACTGTGTTGATCATCGTGGGTGTCACCATGCTCTACCCACTGTTTTGGATGTTCTCTGCATCCATGAAACCGAACCACGAGATTTTCTCTTCCTTAAGTCTAATTCCCCATGAATGGAGCTTAGAAGGGTTTATCAATGGTTGGAAAACCGGTACTGAGTTTACTTTTGGTCACTACATCATTAACACCTTTGCTTATGTGTTACCGAAAGTTCTGTTTACCGTTATATCGTCAACTATTGTGGCATTTGCGTTCGCGCGTTTCGAGATTCCTTGGAAAGGTTTCTGGTTTGCCACATTGATCGCAACCATCTTGTTACCTCAGTCAGTATTGTTGATTCCTCAATACTTGATGTTCCGCGAGATGAATTTACTTGATAGTTACCTACCACTGTATTTGCCATTGGCATTTGCAACACAAGGCTTCTTTGTGTTCATGCTGGTTCAGTTCTTACGTGGTGTACCAACGGATATGGAAGAAGCAGCAATGATCGATGGCTGTAACTCATTCCAAGTACTTTGGTATGTTGTGGTTCCTGTTATTCGCCCAGCCATCATTTCTGTTGCTCTGTTCCAATTTATGTGGTCAGTCAACGACTTCCTTGGTCCATTGATTTACGTCTCAAGTGTAGAGAAATACCCAATCGCTCTCGCACTGAAAATGTCTATCGACGTCACCGAAGGTGCAAAATGGAATGAGATTTTGGCAATGGCGTCCATCTCTATTATTCCGTCCATCGTGGTCTTCTTCATGTCACAAAAATACTTTGTTGAAGGCGTTAGTAACAGCGGTATTAAAGGTTAATTTCTCGGAGTAACAACAATGGCTGAAGTAAAATTTAAACATCTGGAAAAAGTGTACTCAAACGGTTTCCATGCGGTACACGGGATTGATTTGACGATTAACGATGGCGAATTCCTGGTTATCGTAGGCCCATCTGGCTGCGCTAAATCAACTACTTTACGTATGTTAGCTGGCTTAGAGAGCATTACCGGTGGTGAAGTAACCATTGGTGGCAAAGTGGTGAACAACCTAGCGCCTAAAGATCGTGGTATTGCCATGGTTTTCCAAAACTATGCGCTATATCCCCACATGACAGTAGAAGAAAACTTAGCATTTGGTTTGAAGCTACAAAAATTGCCTAAAAATGAGATCCACCAGCGCGTACATGAAGCAGCAAGAATCTTGGAGATTGAAGATCTGCTCGATCGCTTGCCTCGTCAACTTTCTGGTGGTCAAGCGCAACGCGTCGCGGTTGGACGTGCCATCGTGAAAAAACCCGATGTGTTCCTGTTCGATGAACCGTTATCTAACTTGGACGCAAAATTGCGCGCTTCAATGCGAGTCCGTATCTCTGATTTGCACAAGCACCTTAAATCAGAAAACCGTCCAGCAACTGCCGTTTACGTGACCCACGACCAAACAGAAGCGATGACCATGGGCGACCGAATCTGTGTGATGAAGCTTGGCGAAATTATGCAGGTGGATACACCAGAAAACCTCTACAACGCCCCAGTCAATATGTTTGTTGCTGGTTTTATCGGTGCTCCAGAAATGAACCTAGTGGACGTATCGCTTAAAGAGCACGAAGGGAAATTAGTGGTCAATATGGATGGCCAACACTTGGTCATTCCGGAAGAAAAAGCAGCATTAATTCGTTCACATCAAGCGAACAAAACCGTGCTCGGCATTCGTCCAGACAATATCACTCTTGCTCTGACTGATGAAGCTCTGGCTCATGAACAGATCATAGTGGGCGATGTGATTCGCATGGAAAACATGGGCCACGAAGTATTCGTCTACTTCCGTATCGGGAATGACGAATTTACATCGCGTGTACCAATTGATGATGTAAAAGCCAAACTCGATATGAAATTACAAAAAGGGGTGAAATTCATTTTTGATATGAACAAAGCCCATGTCTTTGATAAAGAAACAGAAATGAACATCTCTCTGAAAAAATAAAACGCGCTTGGAGACGCTATTATGATGAAACGTACCTTACTTGCTACCTTAACAGCTCTGGCTTTAGGTTCTATCGCCAGCAGTGCTTACGCTCAAACTGAACTGCGCATGTCTTGGTGGGGTGGTAACTCCCGCCACCAAGCTACCTTAAAAGCGCTGGAAAAATTTCACGAAAAATACCCAGACATTGTCGTCAAGGGTGAA encodes the following:
- a CDS encoding ABC transporter ATP-binding protein codes for the protein MAEVKFKHLEKVYSNGFHAVHGIDLTINDGEFLVIVGPSGCAKSTTLRMLAGLESITGGEVTIGGKVVNNLAPKDRGIAMVFQNYALYPHMTVEENLAFGLKLQKLPKNEIHQRVHEAARILEIEDLLDRLPRQLSGGQAQRVAVGRAIVKKPDVFLFDEPLSNLDAKLRASMRVRISDLHKHLKSENRPATAVYVTHDQTEAMTMGDRICVMKLGEIMQVDTPENLYNAPVNMFVAGFIGAPEMNLVDVSLKEHEGKLVVNMDGQHLVIPEEKAALIRSHQANKTVLGIRPDNITLALTDEALAHEQIIVGDVIRMENMGHEVFVYFRIGNDEFTSRVPIDDVKAKLDMKLQKGVKFIFDMNKAHVFDKETEMNISLKK
- a CDS encoding carbohydrate ABC transporter permease yields the protein MYESRKLGLAYLSPYILGLIVFTAFPFVSSFLMSFTDYDLMTAPKFVGLENYRYMLTEDDLFWKSMGVTFAYVFLTIPVKLAFALFIAFILNFKLKGIGFFRTAYYIPSILGSSIAIAVLWRALFAIDGVLNGLLGFIGIDPINWLGEPSFALFSITLLRAWQFGSAMVIFLAALQNVPQSQYEAAMIDGASKWQMFMKVTVPLITPVIFFNFIMQTTQAFQEFTAPYVVTGGGPMKSTYLISLYIYETAFKFFDMGYGSALAWALFIVVAIFTAITFRSSKYWVFYSGDKGGK
- a CDS encoding oligogalacturonate-specific porin KdgM family protein; translation: MKAKILTSAILLAMTSVAAHATTINIRHETTPRYDGQSAKQADRVAVSHRFKNGVGFEVEAKWKSDNEDALGEQKGNGQQANVSYLYKLNDAWSLKPQYKWESGSDKVGHQFNLTLGYKVNPDWSVSFRHRYHYENKVNANNSHYNRWTFEASYGGLENWKLGGSVDYTFNPDSSGPRWKDHQNWFSEVNFKGEYTGFEGGWHPFTEIGFVPYKSGDYVYDGSAQNDKWRPRVRIGVKYSY
- a CDS encoding carbohydrate ABC transporter permease, which codes for MASTLTVNNTASNKESRLENDRTIRREKINAFIRYTVLIIVGVTMLYPLFWMFSASMKPNHEIFSSLSLIPHEWSLEGFINGWKTGTEFTFGHYIINTFAYVLPKVLFTVISSTIVAFAFARFEIPWKGFWFATLIATILLPQSVLLIPQYLMFREMNLLDSYLPLYLPLAFATQGFFVFMLVQFLRGVPTDMEEAAMIDGCNSFQVLWYVVVPVIRPAIISVALFQFMWSVNDFLGPLIYVSSVEKYPIALALKMSIDVTEGAKWNEILAMASISIIPSIVVFFMSQKYFVEGVSNSGIKG
- a CDS encoding right-handed parallel beta-helix repeat-containing protein, encoding MKRTPIALSIASILALGGCASQADQVISHSDSLTWQAITFGQSTDLNFGSTILPEKVGTNQVTVDGKLVQPGPVASRFTIESRGGKLANSHDGGTFYYTELPTDVNFTLSADITMDQLGPETGSTPNRQEGAGLMVRDVLGKARMNPQPEGLEEFPASSNMVMNLIRANKKKVKNGLVNIDGDYREGIYHPWGTAGNRMSHHEYVKGIPFGEGKSYHMTLTRTDTGYEVSYSDGIQTKTIPVKGANANIVQMQDPKHQYVGFFASRNAKITVTNVKLDLSKANTVDAPRYHAKLVAPVLQQASPDQSPIADYTLQARANYTGKFGVQQDGQWLVKDKLVTAGEMFDYNTSLKQAQTKFDVSFTPIEGPDLKTMSYHYSVAKVQQADPLTIKVNPKGTNGALTLQQAVNLLPPGGTILLADGDYPELTIPVSASGTADKMKTLKAAGKHVRLTGTYLHDANYWNVSHIEVDGARTIVSGSHNNFDHMKTHNSPDTGFQISSSKKVGRALWASYNTVSDSESYNNIDKAQINADGFAVKMRVGDGNTLVRCISHHNVDDGFDLFNKVEDGPNGAVTILNSVAYMNGETMKVKAKGGTRGNGFKLGGEGLPVPHVVKNSLSFHNNMDGFTDNFNPGALVLENNVSIDNKRFNFLFRKSPYAGNVKQGTFDNDQSYRFFVTSKYSDVVNGSSLSNNRFIKNGVTVDAQGNAVKGPWVESLKKAARVNPKSANPGAEAVADIRAFVFQ